In Populus alba chromosome 1, ASM523922v2, whole genome shotgun sequence, a single window of DNA contains:
- the LOC118036923 gene encoding UDP-N-acetylglucosamine transferase subunit ALG14: MENQHDDNCCLFTPSIITLTVSAVLIAITRILYILCQSGKPLRPSKSPKPLSTLIVLGSGGHTAEMINVLNVLLQKDRFCPRFYVAAATDNMSLQKAHLLEENVFNLNGGKGGSTQFLQIYRSREVGQSYITSIGTTFLALVHALWLMIRIRPQVVLCNGPGTCVPLCVISFLFKMVGVRWSSVFYVESIARVRKLSLSGLLLYKLRIADQFFVQWPQLQKKYPRAHYVGCLM, translated from the exons ATGGAGAACCAACACGATGACAATTGTTGTCTCTTTACTCCTTCCATCATCACCCTCACAGTCAGTGCTGTTTTGATTGCAATTACCCGCATTCTCTACATTCTATGTCAATCAGGAAAGCCCTTGCGTCCCTCAAAATCCCCAAAACCACTCAGCACTTTAATTGTTTTGGGATCAG GAGGACACACGGCGGAGATGATTAATGTGTTGAATGTGCTGCTGCAAAAAGATAGGTTTTGTCCTAGGTTTTATGTGGCTGCTGCTACTGATAATATGAGTTTACAAAAAGCTCATCTTTTGgaggaaaatgtttttaatcTG AATGGGGGTAAGGGAGGCTCTACTCAATTCCTGCAAATTTACAGAAGTAGGGAAGTTGGTCAGTCATACATAACCTCTATTGGAACAACTTTCCTAGCTTTGGTTCATGCATTATGGCTAATGATTCGAATCAGACCTCAAGTG GTTCTATGCAATGGCCCTGGTACTTGTGTTCCTCTTTGTGTAATTTCATTCTTGTTCAAG ATGGTGGGGGTTAGGTGGTCATCTGTTTTTTATGTTGAGAGCATAGCGAGAGTGAGGAAGCTCTCTTTAAGTGGTTTGCTTCTTTACAAGTTGCGGATAGCTGATCAGTTTTTTGTACAATGGCCACAACTACAGAAAAAATATCCACGAGCTCATTATGTTGGCTGTCTCATGTAG
- the LOC140954216 gene encoding probable purine permease 10 translates to MGEAQEVQLRIMDQEAKDQTNLPQYTSITDQCSPAPQTRNYRRWIRMSIYTVFLLAGQSAATLLGRLYFVKGGNSKWMATLVQLAGFPVLIPFYLISTTSKPSTNDSQIKSPSVTTLALIYVSIGLLVAAGCYLYTIGLQYLPVSTYTLICASQLAFNSVFSFFLNAQKFTPFIINSLVLLTISSILLVFNNESSDGTSGVSKAKYAIGFTCTVAAAAGFGLVLPLTQFCFNKVIRRQTFKAVLDMIIYQQIVATSVIVVGLFASGDWKGLTREMDGYKMGKVSYVMNLVGTAISWQVCTIGCVGLIFDVSSLFSNAIGVLGLPIVPVLAVFVFNDKMGGVKAISMVLAIWGFISYAYHHYLDDRNCKDEKRNADEVSKAPMLES, encoded by the exons ATGGGAGAAGCTCAGGAAGTTCAACTTCGCATCATGG ACCAAGAAGCTAAAGATCAAACAAACTTACCTCAATACACAAGTATCACCGATCAGTGCTCACCGGCTCCACAAACAAGAAACTACAGGCGGTGGATCCGCATGTCAATCTATACAGTCTTTCTCCTAGCTGGACAGTCAGCGGCTACGCTTTTGGGAAGATTGTACTTTGTTAAAGGTGGAAACAGCAAATGGATGGCAACACTAGTGCAGCTTGCAGGCTTTCCGGTTCTTATTCCCTTCTATCTCATCTCAACTACCAGTAAACCAAGCACAAATGATAGCCAAATAAAATCACCATCTGTCACAACACTTGCATTGATTTACGTATCGATTGGACTGCTTGTAGCAGCAGGCTGCTATCTATACACTATTGGACTGCAGTACCTTCCTGTGTCTACTTACACCCTCATCTGTGCATCTCAGTTGGCCTTCAATTCTGTCTTCTCCTTTTTTCTCAATGCACAGAAGTTCACACCATTTATAATCAATTCTCTAGTCCTCCTTACCATCTCCTCTATCCTACTTGTCTTTAATAATGAGTCTTCAGACGGCACTTCTGGAGTCTCCAAAGCAAAATATGCTATTGGTTTCACATGCACTGTTGCTGCTGCCGCGGGGTTTGGACTGGTGCTCCCTTTGACACAGTTCTGCTTCAACAAGGTTATAAGGAGGCAGACATTTAAGGCGGTCCTGGACATGATAATCTATCAACAAATAGTAGCGACTTCTGTTATTGTAGTTGGACTTTTTGCTAGTGGAGACTGGAAGGGTCTAACAAGAGAAATGGATGGGTATAAAATGGGAAAGGTTTCTTACGTGATGAACTTAGTTGGGACTGCCATATCTTGGCAGGTTTGCACGATTGGCTGCGTTGGATTGATTTTTGATGTTTCTTCCTTGTTCTCCAATGCCATAGGTGTTTTGGGATTGCCTATTGTTCCAGTCCTAGCTGTGTTCGTATTCAATGACAAAATGGGTGGTGTGAAGGCAATTTCAATGGTGTTGGCTATCTGGGGTTTCATTTCCTACGCCTATCACCACTATCTAGACGACCGGAATTGCAAGGATGAGAAAAGAAATGCCGATGAGGTTTCTAAAGCTCCCATGCTGGAAAGCTAA
- the LOC118036936 gene encoding purine permease 21, with amino-acid sequence MGEAQEVQLQVMGKVGKEASPARQENETSQPTIPQKRNTKWWLLMAIYSLLLLAGQSVAVLLGRLYFEKGGNSSWMGALVQPAGFPILLPFYLSQPKSPSTSNLETNLPSNLVLASIYISCGLFQAIVCMLHSLGLKYLPVSTYSLVCASQLGFNALFSFFLNSLKLTPFIINSLVLLTISSILLVFQDDSAESKQVYRRKYALGFICTVGASAGYGLLLSLTQFAFKKVLKKETFKVVLDMTIYPSLASTIAILVGLFASREWKGLGKEMEGFELGEVSYCMTLIWTAISWQLFSIGCVGLIFEVSSVFSNVISTFGLPVVPVLAVFCFGDKMDVIKAIAMVLAIWGFLSYVYQHYLDDCKLKKQNTNAAATEMVITG; translated from the exons ATGGGAGAAGCTCAGGAAGTGCAGCTCCAAGTCATGG GGAAAGTAGGCAAAGAGGCAAGCCCAGCTAGGCAAGAAAATGAGACCAGCCAGCCAACGATACCTCAAAAGAGAAACACCAAGTGGTGGCTCCTAATGGCCATCTATTCATTACTTCTTCTTGCTGGCCAGTCAGTGGCCGTTCTCTTGGGAAGACTGTATTTTGAAAAGGGTGGGAATAGTAGCTGGATGGGAGCACTTGTGCAGCCTGCTGGATTTCCCATTCTCCTTCCCTTTTACTTGTCACAACCAAAAAGTCCTTCCACAAGCAACTTAGAAACAAACTTGCCTTCTAATTTAGTCCTTGCTTCAATTTATATCTCTTGTGGCTTATTTCAAGCCATTGTTTGTATGTTGCATTCACTTGGTCTCAAATACCTTCCAGTGTCTACTTACTCTCTTGTCTGTGCATCCCAACTGGGCTTCAATGCTCTGTTCTCTTTCTTCCTCAACTCCCTCAAGCTCACTCCTTTCATAATCAATTCTTTAGTGCTTCTCACCATCTCCTCCATCCTCCTTGTATTCCAAGACGACTCCGCAGAATCTAAACAAGTCTACAGAAGAAAGTACGCACTCGGATTTATATGCACTGTTGGTGCTTCTGCTGGATATGGATTGCTGCTTTCTTTAACCCAATTTGCCTTTAAGAAGGTCCTAAAGAAGGAAACCTTCAAGGTGGTTCTGGATATGACAATCTATCCATCACTAGCTTCTACCATTGCTATCCTAGTGGGACTTTTTGCTAGCAGGGAATGGAAGGGTTTAGGGAAAGAGATGGAGGGTTTTGAACTTGGAGAAGTCTCCTACTGCATGACTTTAATTTGGACAGCAATATCTTGGCAGCTTTTCTCTATTGGTTGTGTAGGGTTGATTTTCGAGGTGTCCTCAGTCTTCTCCAATGTCATCAGTACTTTTGGTTTGCCTGTGGTCCCTGTGCTGGCCGTTTTCTGTTTTGGTGACAAAATGGATGTTATCAAGGCTATTGCCATGGTGTTGGCTATATGGGGCTTTCTTTCATATGTCTATCAGCACTATCTTGATGACTGCAAGCTCAAGAAACAAAATACCAACGCCGCTGCTACTGAAATGGTAATCACTGGATGA